Proteins encoded within one genomic window of Pongo pygmaeus isolate AG05252 chromosome 18, NHGRI_mPonPyg2-v2.0_pri, whole genome shotgun sequence:
- the KATNB1 gene encoding katanin p80 WD40 repeat-containing subunit B1 isoform X8 has translation MATPVVTKTAWKLQEIVAHASNVSSLVLGKASGRLLATGGDDCRVNLWSINKPNCIMSLTGHTSPVESVRLNTPEELIVAGSQSGSIRVWDLEAAKILRTLMGHKANICSLDFHPYGEFVASGSQDTNIKLWDIRRKGCVFRYRGHSQAVRCLRFSPDGKWLASAADDHTVKLWDLTAGKMMSEFPGHTGPVNVVEFHPNEYLLASGSSDRTIRFWDLEKFQVVSCIEGEPGPVRSVLFNPDGCCLYSGCQDSLRVYGWEPERCFDVVLVNWGKVADLAICNDQLIGVAFSQSNVSSYVVDLTRVTRTGTVARDPVQDHRPLAQPPPNPSAPLRRIYERPSTTCSKPQRVKQNSESERRSPSSEDDRDERESRAEIQNAEDYNEIFQPKNSISRTPPRRSEPFPAPPEDDAATAKEAAKPSPAMDVQFPVPNLEVLPRPPVVASTPAPKAEPAIIPATRNEPIGLKASDFLPAVKIPQQAELVDEDAMSQIRKGHDTMCVVLTSRHKNLDTVRAVWTTGDIKTSVDSAVAINDLSVVVDLLNIVNQKAYVQTGCTSLKLILQRFLPLITDMLAAPPSVGVDISREERLHKCRLCYKQLKSISGLVKSKSGLSGRHGSTFRELHLLMASLD, from the exons AAGAGATCGTCGCGCATGCCAGCAATGTGTCCTCGCTGGTCCTGGGCAAAGCCTCTGGGCGGCTGCTGGCTACAGGTGGGGATGACTGCCGCGTCAACCTGTGGTCCATCAACAAGCCCAACTGCATCATG AGCCTGACGGGCCACACGTCCCCAGTGGAGAGCGTCCGCCTCAACACCCCCGAGGAGCTCATCGTGGCTGGCTCCCAGTCGGGCTCCATCCGTGTCTGGGACCTGGAAGCTGCCAAAA TTCTTCGCACACTCATGGGACACAAAGCCAACATCTGCAGCCTGGATTTCCACCCGTACGGCGAGTTTGTAGCCTCTGGTTCCCAGGACACAAACATCAAG CTCTGGGACATCAGGAGGAAAGGCTGTGTCTTCCGATACAGG GGGCACAGCCAGGCCGTGCGGTGTCTCCGGTTCAGCCCCGATGGGAAGTGGTTGGCGTCAGCTGCAGATGACCACACAGTGAAG CTCTGGGATCTCACTGCCGGCAAGATGATGTCTGAGTTCCCTGGTCACACGGGGCCTGTCAACGTGGTCGAGTTTCACCCCAACGAGTACCTCCTGGCCTCCGGCAGCTCTGACAG GACAATCCGTTTCTGGGACCTGGAGAAGTTCCAGGTGGTGAGCTGCATCGAAGGGGAGCCTGGGCCTGTCAG GAGCGTCCTCTTCAACCCAGACGGCTGCTGCCTGTACAGCGGCTGCCAGGACTCACTGCGTGTCTACGGCTGGGAACCTGAGCGGTGCTTTGATGTGGTCCTCGTCAACTGGGGCAAGGTGGCCGACCTGGCCATCTGCAATGACCAGTTG ATAGGTGTGGCCTTCTCCCAGAGCAACGTCTCCTCCTACGTGGTGGATCTGACACGTGTCACCAGGACTGGCACGGTGGCCCGGGACCCTGTGCAGGACCACCGGCCCCTGGCACAGCCACCGCCCAACCCCAGCGCCCCCCTCCGGCGCATCTATGAGCGGCCCAGCACAACCTGCAGCAAGCCTcagag GGTGAAGCAGAACTCAGAGAGCGAGCGCCGCAGCCCCAGCAGCGAGGATGACAGGGACGAGCGCGAGTCCCGCGCAGAGATCCAGAACGCCGAGGACTACAACGAGATCTTCCAGCCCAAGAACAGCATCA GTCGGACACCACCCCGGAGAAGTGAGCCCTTCCCTGCACCCCCAGAGGACG ACGCAGCCACAGCAAAGGAGGCAGCAAAGCCCAGCCCTGCCATGGATGTGCAGTTCCCGGTGCCAAAT CTGGAGGTCCTGCCCCGGCCCCCAGTGGTTGCTTCCACACCTGCACCCAAGGCTGAGCCTGCCATCATCCCTGCCACCCGGAACGAGCCCATCGGGCTGAAGGCCTCCGACTTCCTGCCC GCCGTGAAGATCCCCCAGCAGGCCGAGCTGGTGGACGAGGATGCCATGTCACAGATCCGCAAAGGCCATGACACCATGTGTGTGGTGCTCACCAGCCGCCACAAGAACCTGGACACCGTGCGGGCTGTGTGGACCACGGGCGACATCAAG ACGTCGGTGGACTCTGCTGTGGCCATCAACGACCTGTCGGTGGTGGTGGACCTCCTGAACATCGTCAACCAGAAAGC CTACGTCCAGACGGGCTGCACCTCCCTGAAGCTGATCCTGCAGCGGTTTCTGCCCCTCATCACAGACATGCTGGCAGCCCCACCCTCCGTGGGTGTGGATATCAGCAGGGAGGAGAG GCTGCACAAGTGCCGGCTCTGCTACAAGCAGCTCAAGAGCATCAGCGGCCTGGTCAAGAGCAAGTCAGGCCTGAGCGGCCGCCATGGCAGTACCTTCCGCGAGCTGCACCTGCTCATGGCCAGTCTGGACTGA
- the KATNB1 gene encoding katanin p80 WD40 repeat-containing subunit B1 isoform X7 produces the protein MATPVVTKTAWKLQEIVAHASNVSSLVLGKASGRLLATGGDDCRVNLWSINKPNCIMSLTGHTSPVESVRLNTPEELIVAGSQSGSIRVWDLEAAKILRTLMGHKANICSLDFHPYGEFVASGSQDTNIKLWDIRRKGCVFRYRGHSQAVRCLRFSPDGKWLASAADDHTVKLWDLTAGKMMSEFPGHTGPVNVVEFHPNEYLLASGSSDRTIRFWDLEKFQVVSCIEGEPGPVRSVLFNPDGCCLYSGCQDSLRVYGWEPERCFDVVLVNWGKVADLAICNDQLIGVAFSQSNVSSYVVDLTRVTRTGTVARDPVQDHRPLAQPPPNPSAPLRRIYERPSTTCSKPQRVKQNSESERRSPSSEDDRDERESRAEIQNAEDYNEIFQPKNSISRTPPRRSEPFPAPPEDGELDAATAKEAAKPSPAMDVQFPVPNLEVLPRPPVVASTPAPKAEPAIIPATRNEPIGLKASDFLPAVKIPQQAELVDEDAMSQIRKGHDTMCVVLTSRHKNLDTVRAVWTTGDIKTSVDSAVAINDLSVVVDLLNIVNQKAYVQTGCTSLKLILQRFLPLITDMLAAPPSVGVDISREERLHKCRLCYKQLKSISGLVKSKSGLSGRHGSTFRELHLLMASLD, from the exons AAGAGATCGTCGCGCATGCCAGCAATGTGTCCTCGCTGGTCCTGGGCAAAGCCTCTGGGCGGCTGCTGGCTACAGGTGGGGATGACTGCCGCGTCAACCTGTGGTCCATCAACAAGCCCAACTGCATCATG AGCCTGACGGGCCACACGTCCCCAGTGGAGAGCGTCCGCCTCAACACCCCCGAGGAGCTCATCGTGGCTGGCTCCCAGTCGGGCTCCATCCGTGTCTGGGACCTGGAAGCTGCCAAAA TTCTTCGCACACTCATGGGACACAAAGCCAACATCTGCAGCCTGGATTTCCACCCGTACGGCGAGTTTGTAGCCTCTGGTTCCCAGGACACAAACATCAAG CTCTGGGACATCAGGAGGAAAGGCTGTGTCTTCCGATACAGG GGGCACAGCCAGGCCGTGCGGTGTCTCCGGTTCAGCCCCGATGGGAAGTGGTTGGCGTCAGCTGCAGATGACCACACAGTGAAG CTCTGGGATCTCACTGCCGGCAAGATGATGTCTGAGTTCCCTGGTCACACGGGGCCTGTCAACGTGGTCGAGTTTCACCCCAACGAGTACCTCCTGGCCTCCGGCAGCTCTGACAG GACAATCCGTTTCTGGGACCTGGAGAAGTTCCAGGTGGTGAGCTGCATCGAAGGGGAGCCTGGGCCTGTCAG GAGCGTCCTCTTCAACCCAGACGGCTGCTGCCTGTACAGCGGCTGCCAGGACTCACTGCGTGTCTACGGCTGGGAACCTGAGCGGTGCTTTGATGTGGTCCTCGTCAACTGGGGCAAGGTGGCCGACCTGGCCATCTGCAATGACCAGTTG ATAGGTGTGGCCTTCTCCCAGAGCAACGTCTCCTCCTACGTGGTGGATCTGACACGTGTCACCAGGACTGGCACGGTGGCCCGGGACCCTGTGCAGGACCACCGGCCCCTGGCACAGCCACCGCCCAACCCCAGCGCCCCCCTCCGGCGCATCTATGAGCGGCCCAGCACAACCTGCAGCAAGCCTcagag GGTGAAGCAGAACTCAGAGAGCGAGCGCCGCAGCCCCAGCAGCGAGGATGACAGGGACGAGCGCGAGTCCCGCGCAGAGATCCAGAACGCCGAGGACTACAACGAGATCTTCCAGCCCAAGAACAGCATCA GTCGGACACCACCCCGGAGAAGTGAGCCCTTCCCTGCACCCCCAGAGGACGGTGAGTTGG ACGCAGCCACAGCAAAGGAGGCAGCAAAGCCCAGCCCTGCCATGGATGTGCAGTTCCCGGTGCCAAAT CTGGAGGTCCTGCCCCGGCCCCCAGTGGTTGCTTCCACACCTGCACCCAAGGCTGAGCCTGCCATCATCCCTGCCACCCGGAACGAGCCCATCGGGCTGAAGGCCTCCGACTTCCTGCCC GCCGTGAAGATCCCCCAGCAGGCCGAGCTGGTGGACGAGGATGCCATGTCACAGATCCGCAAAGGCCATGACACCATGTGTGTGGTGCTCACCAGCCGCCACAAGAACCTGGACACCGTGCGGGCTGTGTGGACCACGGGCGACATCAAG ACGTCGGTGGACTCTGCTGTGGCCATCAACGACCTGTCGGTGGTGGTGGACCTCCTGAACATCGTCAACCAGAAAGC CTACGTCCAGACGGGCTGCACCTCCCTGAAGCTGATCCTGCAGCGGTTTCTGCCCCTCATCACAGACATGCTGGCAGCCCCACCCTCCGTGGGTGTGGATATCAGCAGGGAGGAGAG GCTGCACAAGTGCCGGCTCTGCTACAAGCAGCTCAAGAGCATCAGCGGCCTGGTCAAGAGCAAGTCAGGCCTGAGCGGCCGCCATGGCAGTACCTTCCGCGAGCTGCACCTGCTCATGGCCAGTCTGGACTGA
- the KATNB1 gene encoding katanin p80 WD40 repeat-containing subunit B1 isoform X6 has translation MATPVVTKTAWKLQEIVAHASNVSSLVLGKASGRLLATGGDDCRVNLWSINKPNCIMSLTGHTSPVESVRLNTPEELIVAGSQSGSIRVWDLEAAKILRTLMGHKANICSLDFHPYGEFVASGSQDTNIKLWDIRRKGCVFRYRGHSQAVRCLRFSPDGKWLASAADDHTVKLWDLTAGKMMSEFPGHTGPVNVVEFHPNEYLLASGSSDRTIRFWDLEKFQVVSCIEGEPGPVRSVLFNPDGCCLYSGCQDSLRVYGWEPERCFDVVLVNWGKVADLAICNDQLIGVAFSQSNVSSYVVDLTRVTRTGTVARDPVQDHRPLAQPPPNPSAPLRRIYERPSTTCSKPQRVKQNSESERRSPSSEDDRDERESRAEIQNAEDYNEIFQPKNSISRTPPRRSEPFPAPPEDDAATAKEAAKPSPAMDVQFPVPNLEVLPRPPVVASTPAPKAEPAIIPATRNEPIGLKASDFLPAVKIPQQAELVDEDAMSQIRKGHDTMCVVLTSRHKNLDTVRAVWTTGDIKGHTVPHCPTPDGALFAQTSVDSAVAINDLSVVVDLLNIVNQKAYVQTGCTSLKLILQRFLPLITDMLAAPPSVGVDISREERLHKCRLCYKQLKSISGLVKSKSGLSGRHGSTFRELHLLMASLD, from the exons AAGAGATCGTCGCGCATGCCAGCAATGTGTCCTCGCTGGTCCTGGGCAAAGCCTCTGGGCGGCTGCTGGCTACAGGTGGGGATGACTGCCGCGTCAACCTGTGGTCCATCAACAAGCCCAACTGCATCATG AGCCTGACGGGCCACACGTCCCCAGTGGAGAGCGTCCGCCTCAACACCCCCGAGGAGCTCATCGTGGCTGGCTCCCAGTCGGGCTCCATCCGTGTCTGGGACCTGGAAGCTGCCAAAA TTCTTCGCACACTCATGGGACACAAAGCCAACATCTGCAGCCTGGATTTCCACCCGTACGGCGAGTTTGTAGCCTCTGGTTCCCAGGACACAAACATCAAG CTCTGGGACATCAGGAGGAAAGGCTGTGTCTTCCGATACAGG GGGCACAGCCAGGCCGTGCGGTGTCTCCGGTTCAGCCCCGATGGGAAGTGGTTGGCGTCAGCTGCAGATGACCACACAGTGAAG CTCTGGGATCTCACTGCCGGCAAGATGATGTCTGAGTTCCCTGGTCACACGGGGCCTGTCAACGTGGTCGAGTTTCACCCCAACGAGTACCTCCTGGCCTCCGGCAGCTCTGACAG GACAATCCGTTTCTGGGACCTGGAGAAGTTCCAGGTGGTGAGCTGCATCGAAGGGGAGCCTGGGCCTGTCAG GAGCGTCCTCTTCAACCCAGACGGCTGCTGCCTGTACAGCGGCTGCCAGGACTCACTGCGTGTCTACGGCTGGGAACCTGAGCGGTGCTTTGATGTGGTCCTCGTCAACTGGGGCAAGGTGGCCGACCTGGCCATCTGCAATGACCAGTTG ATAGGTGTGGCCTTCTCCCAGAGCAACGTCTCCTCCTACGTGGTGGATCTGACACGTGTCACCAGGACTGGCACGGTGGCCCGGGACCCTGTGCAGGACCACCGGCCCCTGGCACAGCCACCGCCCAACCCCAGCGCCCCCCTCCGGCGCATCTATGAGCGGCCCAGCACAACCTGCAGCAAGCCTcagag GGTGAAGCAGAACTCAGAGAGCGAGCGCCGCAGCCCCAGCAGCGAGGATGACAGGGACGAGCGCGAGTCCCGCGCAGAGATCCAGAACGCCGAGGACTACAACGAGATCTTCCAGCCCAAGAACAGCATCA GTCGGACACCACCCCGGAGAAGTGAGCCCTTCCCTGCACCCCCAGAGGACG ACGCAGCCACAGCAAAGGAGGCAGCAAAGCCCAGCCCTGCCATGGATGTGCAGTTCCCGGTGCCAAAT CTGGAGGTCCTGCCCCGGCCCCCAGTGGTTGCTTCCACACCTGCACCCAAGGCTGAGCCTGCCATCATCCCTGCCACCCGGAACGAGCCCATCGGGCTGAAGGCCTCCGACTTCCTGCCC GCCGTGAAGATCCCCCAGCAGGCCGAGCTGGTGGACGAGGATGCCATGTCACAGATCCGCAAAGGCCATGACACCATGTGTGTGGTGCTCACCAGCCGCCACAAGAACCTGGACACCGTGCGGGCTGTGTGGACCACGGGCGACATCAAG GGCCACACTGTCCCCCACTGCCCCACCCCTGATGGTGCTCTGTTTGCACAGACGTCGGTGGACTCTGCTGTGGCCATCAACGACCTGTCGGTGGTGGTGGACCTCCTGAACATCGTCAACCAGAAAGC CTACGTCCAGACGGGCTGCACCTCCCTGAAGCTGATCCTGCAGCGGTTTCTGCCCCTCATCACAGACATGCTGGCAGCCCCACCCTCCGTGGGTGTGGATATCAGCAGGGAGGAGAG GCTGCACAAGTGCCGGCTCTGCTACAAGCAGCTCAAGAGCATCAGCGGCCTGGTCAAGAGCAAGTCAGGCCTGAGCGGCCGCCATGGCAGTACCTTCCGCGAGCTGCACCTGCTCATGGCCAGTCTGGACTGA